A single genomic interval of Cucumis sativus cultivar 9930 chromosome 5, Cucumber_9930_V3, whole genome shotgun sequence harbors:
- the LOC101213350 gene encoding uncharacterized protein LOC101213350, whose amino-acid sequence MSITAISPTPGLSTCSHDQFTLSNRLSLVSLPFSRPNRTISLPGGANFIARTNVFVHFETTTLLHKPHRLAFSFSTRAADSTQPSAVSASPGKAVVTDDEFSLAKVSFGVIGLGVGVSLLSYGFGAYFNILPGSEWSAIMLTYGFPLAIIGMALKYAELKPVPCLTYLDAQKLRETCATPILKQVRDDVIRFRYGDEQHLDEALKRIFQYGLAGGIPRRSAPILQSIREEVTEDGKYCLVLVFEAKALTLSDFEKRQAKFASFFGPGITAEVGKGENDLYEVRLTSNTIPGASP is encoded by the exons ATGTCAATCACTGCAATATCTCCAACTCCAGGACTGTCTACCTGCTCCCATGATCAATTCACTCTCTCCAATCGCCTTTCCCTTGtttctctccctttctctcGTCCTAACCGCACAATTTCCCTTCCCGGCGGTGCCAATTTCATCGCCAGAACCAACGTTTTTGTCCATTTTGAAACGACAACGCTTCTGCACAAGCCTCACCGATTAGCTTTCTCTTTCTCCACTCGTGCTGCTGATTCTACGCAGCCCTCTGCAGTTTCAGCTTCGCCGGGTAAAGCAGTAGTTACTGACGATGAATTCTCGCTTGCGAAA gTTTCATTTGGTGTTATTGGCTTAGGTGTTGGGGTTTCTTTGTTGTC GTATGGATTCGGTGCATACTTTAATATCCTCCCGGGATCTGAATGGTCTGCCATTATGCTAACATATGGCTTCCCTCTTGCTATTATTGGCATGGCTCTAAAG TATGCTGAACTCAAACCAGTGCCATGCTTGACATACTTAGATGCTCAAAAACTGAGGGAAACATGCGCCACACCAATTCTTAAACAG GTAAGAGACGATGTTATTAGGTTTCGTTATGGGGATGAACAACACTTGGATGAGGCGTTGAAACGGATTTTCCAGTATGGCCTG GCTGGGGGAATTCCTCGACGGAGTGCACCTATTTTGCAAAGTATACGTGAAGAA GTCACAGAAGATGGAAAGTATTGCCTGGTCTTGGTGTTCGAAGCCAAAGCCTTGACATTGTCAGATTTTGAGAAAAGACAG GCCAaatttgcttctttctttggACCAGGGATCACTGCAGAAGTTG GGAAAGGAGAGAATGATTTGTATGAAGTCCGGCTTACTTCTAACACTATTCCCGGTGCTTCACCGTGA
- the LOC101213588 gene encoding uncharacterized protein LOC101213588 isoform X2, with product MEQFHYGSQRREEADELNLREWPVRARIKRENTSSRRFSGSYIRSFGEDGRSFRSNLTISSTASSPGCYSMRDEIDPSTYSFTTALKALQARSSYNSWESLSPEGFALNSKWYEAEKYICNPLSGEVPMECLSAKTLSARSFRNFRTRITMSAPLVYSTNSRQIQERPISFPQEEAIHHYPIPEKKMEGMRTKDVGTQSTPPDRSSTSPSPASTPPIKERSLKECGKEQTGSSKSYSIPKKKLEKVFLPR from the exons ATGGAGCAATTTCATTATGGTTcacaaagaagagaagaagcaGATGAGTTGAATTTGAGAGAATGGCCAGTCAGGGCAAGGATCAAACGTGAGAACACAAGTTCTAGAAGGTTTTCAGGTTCTTATATAAGAAGCTTTGGAGAAGATGGAAGATCCTTTAGATCAAACTTAACCATTTCCAGCACTGCTTCTTCCCCAGGCTGCTACTCCATGAGAG ATGAAATTGACCCATCAACCTATTCTTTCACTACTGCTCTTAAAG CATTGCAAGCTAGGTCAAGTTATAATAGTTGGGAAAGTTTGTCACCAGAGGGATTTGCTTTGAACTCAAAATGGTATGAAGCAGAGAAATATATTTGCAATCCTCTTTCAGGGGAAGTTCCAATGGAGTGTTTATCAGCTAAAACACTAAGTGCAAGGTCATTCAGAAATTTCAGAACTAGGATCACTATGTCTGCTCCTTTAGTTTATTCTACAAATTCTAGACAAATCCAAGAAAGGCCAATTAGTTTCCCACAGGAAGAAGCAATTCATCACTATCCAATTCCAG aaaagaaaatggaagggatGAGAACCAAGGATGTGGGAACTCAAAGCACACCACCTGATAGAAGTTCAACGAGTCCTAGTCCGGCTTCGACGCCTCCCATTAAAGAGAGATCGTTGAAGGAATGTGGGAAAGAACAAACTGGTTCATCAAAATCTTATTCCAttcctaaaaagaaattagagaaagTG TTTCTTCCTCGTTGA
- the LOC101213588 gene encoding uncharacterized protein LOC101213588 isoform X1: MEQFHYGSQRREEADELNLREWPVRARIKRENTSSRRFSGSYIRSFGEDGRSFRSNLTISSTASSPGCYSMRDEIDPSTYSFTTALKALQARSSYNSWESLSPEGFALNSKWYEAEKYICNPLSGEVPMECLSAKTLSARSFRNFRTRITMSAPLVYSTNSRQIQERPISFPQEEAIHHYPIPEKKMEGMRTKDVGTQSTPPDRSSTSPSPASTPPIKERSLKECGKEQTGSSKSYSIPKKKLEKVVTIKARKEKEVTKEEKGDRNSTNEQTWSQGGCLSWMRTRQRDKHKTRKKNFLPHLKGC, translated from the exons ATGGAGCAATTTCATTATGGTTcacaaagaagagaagaagcaGATGAGTTGAATTTGAGAGAATGGCCAGTCAGGGCAAGGATCAAACGTGAGAACACAAGTTCTAGAAGGTTTTCAGGTTCTTATATAAGAAGCTTTGGAGAAGATGGAAGATCCTTTAGATCAAACTTAACCATTTCCAGCACTGCTTCTTCCCCAGGCTGCTACTCCATGAGAG ATGAAATTGACCCATCAACCTATTCTTTCACTACTGCTCTTAAAG CATTGCAAGCTAGGTCAAGTTATAATAGTTGGGAAAGTTTGTCACCAGAGGGATTTGCTTTGAACTCAAAATGGTATGAAGCAGAGAAATATATTTGCAATCCTCTTTCAGGGGAAGTTCCAATGGAGTGTTTATCAGCTAAAACACTAAGTGCAAGGTCATTCAGAAATTTCAGAACTAGGATCACTATGTCTGCTCCTTTAGTTTATTCTACAAATTCTAGACAAATCCAAGAAAGGCCAATTAGTTTCCCACAGGAAGAAGCAATTCATCACTATCCAATTCCAG aaaagaaaatggaagggatGAGAACCAAGGATGTGGGAACTCAAAGCACACCACCTGATAGAAGTTCAACGAGTCCTAGTCCGGCTTCGACGCCTCCCATTAAAGAGAGATCGTTGAAGGAATGTGGGAAAGAACAAACTGGTTCATCAAAATCTTATTCCAttcctaaaaagaaattagagaaagTG GTGACAATTaaagcaagaaaagaaaaggaggtgacaaaagaagaaaagggagaTAGAAACAGTACAAACGAGCAAACGTGGAGTCAAGGTGGGTGCCTGTCGTGGATGAGAACGAGACAGAGAGATAAacacaaaacaagaaagaaaaactttttacCTCATTTGAAAGGGTGCTGA